The Pogona vitticeps strain Pit_001003342236 chromosome 6, PviZW2.1, whole genome shotgun sequence genome contains a region encoding:
- the POLR1F gene encoding DNA-directed RNA polymerase I subunit RPA43 isoform X1, with amino-acid sequence MAEASSAEAPPAAALTLTPATPALPLGLELPSFETVQALAESRYSCLVVTPHRRHVALPPRFLHRKRTGICAQLDAELRRYSESFQGVPVAYDDIKITKELGDIIDDIGAIHLNIEANFVVFQPKAGKKLVGVINKVAPSHLGCLVHGCFNASIPKPDHISTDEWKNVGFQIGNRLVFKVLQFDSDAAGVFCIRGRLCRNSIEEETPKEKHKKKHDKHCDMQNGVEEMETDVAAIGIESGEIANHDIDSRIQDVPDREDGQNIADLGTHASDSSGYHSDHGKSKKKKRKLCEEDDGLPGLSQPKAKKRKE; translated from the exons ATGGCCGAGGCTAGCTCGGCCGAGGCCCCGCCGGCCGCGGCTCTCACACTCACCCCCGCCACCCCGGCCCTTCCTCTCGGCCTTGAGCTGCCTTCTTTCGAGACGGTGCAAGCGCTGGCGGAGAGCCGCTACTCGTGCCTGGTGGTGACCCCGCACCGAAGGCACGTCGCGCTGCCGCCGCGGTTCCTGCACCGGAAGCGGACCGGGATTTGCGCCCAGCTGGATGCGGAGCTGCGACGCTACTCCGAAAG ttttcaAGGCGTTCCTGTGGCTTATGACgatattaaaataacaaaagaacTGGGAGATATTATCGATGACATTGGAGCCATCCATCTGAACATTGAAGCAAATTTTGTTGTCTTTCAGCCTAAAGCTGGGAAAAAACTTGTG GGTGTAATCAATAAAGTGGCACCTAGCCATCTAGGATGTCTGGTACATGGATGTTTTAATGCTTCCATCCCTAAACCTGATCACATATCAACTGATGAATGGAAAAATGTTGGCTTTCAAATAGGCAATAGACTGGTATTTAAAGTGTTGCAGTTTGACTCAGATGCTGCTGGAGTGTTCTGTATCCGAGGAAGATTGTGTAGAAACAG CATTGAAGAAGAGACGCCAAAGGAAAAGCACAAGAAAAAACATGACAAGCATTGTGACATGCAGAATGGCGTAGAGGAAATGGAGACTGACGTGGCAGCTATTGGGATTGAAAGTGGAGAGATAGCAAACCATGACATTGATAGTAGAATACAAGATGTGCCAGACAGAGAAGATGGTCAGAACATAGCAGACTTAGGAACACATGCCAGCGATTCAAGTGGTTACCATAGTGATCATGGCaaatctaagaaaaagaaaagaaaattgtgcGAGGAAGATGATGGACTCCCTGGATTGTCACAACCAAAagctaaaaagagaaaagaatga
- the POLR1F gene encoding DNA-directed RNA polymerase I subunit RPA43 isoform X2 has protein sequence MADKSAPPEERKDDFLSPLSSRAIGDIEKAALCFQGVPVAYDDIKITKELGDIIDDIGAIHLNIEANFVVFQPKAGKKLVGVINKVAPSHLGCLVHGCFNASIPKPDHISTDEWKNVGFQIGNRLVFKVLQFDSDAAGVFCIRGRLCRNSIEEETPKEKHKKKHDKHCDMQNGVEEMETDVAAIGIESGEIANHDIDSRIQDVPDREDGQNIADLGTHASDSSGYHSDHGKSKKKKRKLCEEDDGLPGLSQPKAKKRKE, from the exons ATGGCGGACAAATCGGCACCACCGGAAGAGAGGAAAGACGACTTCCTTTCGCCGCTCTCAAGCCGCGCGATTGGCGACATTGAGAAAGCCGCGCTTTG ttttcaAGGCGTTCCTGTGGCTTATGACgatattaaaataacaaaagaacTGGGAGATATTATCGATGACATTGGAGCCATCCATCTGAACATTGAAGCAAATTTTGTTGTCTTTCAGCCTAAAGCTGGGAAAAAACTTGTG GGTGTAATCAATAAAGTGGCACCTAGCCATCTAGGATGTCTGGTACATGGATGTTTTAATGCTTCCATCCCTAAACCTGATCACATATCAACTGATGAATGGAAAAATGTTGGCTTTCAAATAGGCAATAGACTGGTATTTAAAGTGTTGCAGTTTGACTCAGATGCTGCTGGAGTGTTCTGTATCCGAGGAAGATTGTGTAGAAACAG CATTGAAGAAGAGACGCCAAAGGAAAAGCACAAGAAAAAACATGACAAGCATTGTGACATGCAGAATGGCGTAGAGGAAATGGAGACTGACGTGGCAGCTATTGGGATTGAAAGTGGAGAGATAGCAAACCATGACATTGATAGTAGAATACAAGATGTGCCAGACAGAGAAGATGGTCAGAACATAGCAGACTTAGGAACACATGCCAGCGATTCAAGTGGTTACCATAGTGATCATGGCaaatctaagaaaaagaaaagaaaattgtgcGAGGAAGATGATGGACTCCCTGGATTGTCACAACCAAAagctaaaaagagaaaagaatga